One genomic segment of Salinibacter grassmerensis includes these proteins:
- a CDS encoding DoxX family protein produces MKKYVYWGSTVLFALMMAGSGTMYFVSENMASKFAQLGFPDYFRIELGIAKLLGAVALVTPLPRSVLSRSVKEWTYAGFTISVVSAVIAHTASGDPTSALILPVVAFVLVATSYTMYHQYYRMEASTEETTTAPATS; encoded by the coding sequence ATGAAAAAATACGTCTACTGGGGATCGACTGTCCTTTTCGCTCTCATGATGGCCGGCTCCGGCACGATGTACTTCGTGTCCGAGAACATGGCCAGCAAGTTCGCTCAACTTGGCTTCCCAGACTACTTTCGGATTGAGCTTGGCATTGCGAAGCTCCTAGGGGCCGTGGCTCTCGTGACGCCCCTCCCTCGCTCAGTGCTCTCCCGCTCGGTAAAAGAGTGGACCTACGCCGGCTTCACGATCAGCGTCGTCTCGGCGGTGATCGCGCACACGGCCTCGGGCGATCCTACGTCGGCGCTCATCCTCCCGGTCGTGGCGTTTGTGCTGGTGGCCACATCCTACACGATGTACCATCAGTACTACCGGATGGAGGCTAGCACAGAGGAGACAACCACGGCACCCGCCACGTCGTAG